The Saprospiraceae bacterium genome contains the following window.
GGATGCCAGAATATAATTCGATTGCAAGCCGTTACCCTGGATTGAACATTCCAAAAGCTGCTGATGGTACAAAATATCACTGGCCAACTGTAGTGCATTCAATCTACACCACGATGATTCCTAAATTTTTTCCTGACATTAAACCAGAAGTAAAAATTCGGGTAGATGGTTTGATCAGCAGCCAGAATGCAAAATTTTTAGCTGAAGCTGGGCAAGAAACCTACAATACTTCAAAAGCTTTTGGTAATGAAGTGGGCTTAGCCGTTTGGAATTGGTCAACAACCGACTTTTACGGTCATGATCATTACAAAGATCCATTTGGTACTTATGATTGGGCGACTCATTACAGAGGTCCTGGTGATTGGAAACCAACAGTGCCAGGCCCAACAAAACCAATGGGTGCTATTTATGGAAAAGCAAGAACATTTGCTATTACTGAAACTGAAAAAATCTGTTTACCTCCTTCTGCCTATTTTATGCAATATTCAGAAAATCCAAATTCTGAGTACTACTCACAGGCATTACAAGTTTATACTAAAACAGCTTCTAATTACCAAACAGAATGGATTGGCGAATTCTGGAGTGATGACTTATTAAATCTTACATTTAGCCCTGGACCACGTTGGCTTGCAGTTGCAAACCAAATTATTCAAATTGAAAAGTCTAATTTAGAAACAGCTACAGTTGCTTATGTAAAATGTGGTATGGCTTTAAGTGATGCAGCCGTGGGCGCATGGAATTCAAAGTATATATATAACGTAGAACGCCCAGCGACTTATATTTTAAAGGTAATCGATCCAAATTACAAACCTAATTTGAATAATCCTTTAACAGGCGATATCGGTTTTACTCCACCATTTCCAGCATATCCTTCTGGTCACTCTACAATGGGTGCAGCTGCTGCTGAAGCATTGGCCAGTGTGTTCGGGTATGCGTACTCTATGACGGACAGATGTCATGAAAACAGAACAGAATTTGAAGGCAAACCAAGAAGTTTTGGAAGCCTTTATGAAATGGCTCTTGAAAATGCATGGTCACGCGTATTATTGGGCGTACACTGGAGAATGGACTGTGACGAAGGTGTAAACTTTGGTACAAAAATAGGTAGAGCAGTAAACAACCTGCCTTGGAAGAAGAAAGAATAATTTCGTAAATATTAGATCTTAATATAAAAGAGGTTGAATGTTACATTCAACCTCTTTTATATTAGTTAAACAGGATTCCCCCAGTTTATTAATTACTTTTTGTATGTAATTTTAATCCTAATTTTAATATTAATAAAATGACATTCCATTCTAAATATTCAACACCAATTTATTTAGCAATCATCTGCTTAAGTTGCTTGTTTTTTTGTAAAAACAACCCAAAAGAAGAATTGAAATATTATGGAACAGGAGCAATTAGTAAAAGGACCCAATTGATCAACAACAAAAAGGAAGGGGAAATGATTGATTATTATGCAGATGGTAAAATTAGATCCGTGCGCTTGTTTGAAAATGATTTTCAAACCGGTAAAAGCACATTTTATTATCCACAAGGCTCCGTTGAAGAGGTACAATATTTTGAAAAGGACAAACAAAATGGAGGTGATACCAGCTTTTATGAAAATGGTAAAATTAAATTAATCGTTGAATATAAAGATGGCTTAAAAAATGGATATGTGCGAAAATTTGACTCGACCGGCACACAATATTTTTTTGCTAAGTATGATATGGAAAATCTTGTCGAGGTAAATGGGATGACATTGCAAAAATGAGTGTAGAAGTACTAATTTAGGATTTAATTTTTTTCATAATATCATTCATCATTTCTATCTGGAGTTTTTGAATTTCAATTAATTCTCGTTGTTGGTGTAAAATCAAATGGTCTAATTTTTCATGTAACATCCTAATTTCCAGTTCTGATTTCAGATTGATCATATAATCCTTTTTAGAACGCTCTCGGTCTTTTTCTTCCTGGCGGTTCTGGCTCATCATGATGATTGGTGCTTGTAAAGAAGCAACACAAGAGAGTATTAAATTCAGCAAGATAAACGGATAAGGATCAAATTGTTGGTGTCTGAACCAAAAGATATTAATTACAATCCATACAGCTATAAATCCTAAAAAGGTGAGTATAAATGTCCAACTGCCACCAAATGTCGCTACTAAATCAGCTAAACGCTGTCCAGGGCTTAATTGAGGGATGTCTTCCTTTTCTATTTGATCCGTTAAGCTGGTCTCATCCTTGATAGCGTGTAATACATTTTCACGCAAGTCTGCCAAATCATCCACTTCCTGAACCAGGGTATTGGCTATAAATCGTTGGCGGTATAAGTTTAATTCAGATATTGAAATGCAACTGTTTTGATTAAAATCAGATTGATCTTTAAGTATCAGATCGAAAATTGATTTTCTGATAGTGGATGCCGGGACCCGTTCCATAATGGAATACTCTTTCCCGGTTAAATCTGATTTAAATGAATCTTGCATTGTATAAATTAAAAATGAAATTCAATAAAAAAGCCGATGAGTAATTCACCGGCTTTTTTTATATTTAAATTATATTATTGTCTGTATAGTTTTCCATTTTCTTCAACAACGATGTAGGCTTCTTTAAAACCTCTTGTTTTTAATTTATCCATAACTTCTTTTGCAGTTTGTTCTGTTTGGTAATTTCCTAAAACAATGATGGTCCAGCCACCCTTGGTCCAATGTTCAATATTTCCTAAATCATTTATTTTGCTGACATCAAACCAATCTGGTGCCTTGTATTCAGAAACCCGAATCTTGTATTTTCCATCTTCAAAATTACTTGTTTTGGTATTTGGAGCTTCAGTATTAGGCGTAGCTTTTGGAGCGGATGCGGTAGATTTAAATAACATCGTGGCTCTTCCAGAATCAAGAATGTCGGCTACGATAAATGCATCTTTTAATCCATTTTTCTTTAAAAGATTTAACACAGCGATGGCTTCATTGACATCTTGAAAACTACCAATACGAATTTTTGTAGCGCCATCTGCATCAACTTTGTATACATCTCCATATGCAGCATACTTACTAAACCGATCCGTCATTTTATCAGTAAACTTACTTAGAGCCGTTATTTGAACAAAATACAACTTATTAGCCTGTGCATCGGCCTTTCCCGAAATAGCAGGATCGTCAAATAATAATATTTTGTCTGTTGCCATGAGGCTTACACCAATTAATTCTTTCATTGCATTCAATCCGGAGCTGCCTTCGTCGATTATTGAAGTTTGTTTGGTTTGGCGAGCTTCAGATTCTGTTATTGTTGTATTGCTTTTAGCAGCCTTTGGAGTCAATTGAGCTGGAACTGCTGGTACTTTTAGTTCAGCCTCAACGGGCTTTGATACAGGTTCTTGCTTTTTGACCGACAAAACCTGATTCGGCTCCTTGAGGTCACTATTCTGGGAAACGAGATCAGAAAGTGGACTGACGAAAATCAATCCCAGTGAAATAAGAATAATTTTTTTCATAGTTTCAATTTTGGTTACCTTGTTAGGCGTCTGTTATTAAAGCGCTAATATATTAAAAATATTTGTAATTTATATACAGATTACTAAAATATTTAATATATTTTTTGATTTCCTAGACGTTTTCTAATATTGTGTACCTTTTCACAGGCTTAAATACTCCAGATGTTTCAATTTTATCGAATTTTTTTAAAGCTGCTTGTCATTGCCATGTTCAATTTCATGGCTGTTCAGTTGGATTCTCAGTCTTTAAATTATAAACAGGGTGAGCTCATTGTACAGCTTGCTCCTGGGCTTGATTTTAATAGTTTAAAGTCTCAAGCATCCTTTAAAAGAGCAGAATCTGTTCTAAACTTGGTTGAACCCTTGAGAAAATTAGGTCCTGTTTGGAATGTATGGCTGTTAAAATTTGATTACAGTCGATACAATGAGACGTCTCTGATCAATCAATTGCGGCAGATTCCTGAGATTTTAAATGCTCAAAGAAATCATTTAATCCAAGAACGCTTGATTCCAAACGATCCTTTTTTTAACAGGCAATGGCATCATTTAAATGACGGTTCAAATGGACGAAATCCTGCTGCAGATTTTGATTCTGAAAAAGCCTGGGATCTAACCACAGGTGGCTATACGGAAAATGGGGACACCATTGTCATATGCGTAATTGATGATGGAGTCGATTGGTTTCATGAGGATCTTTTTGACAATCTTTGGCTCAACTTAAAAGAAATAAATGCAAATGGTATAGACGATGACCTAAATGGATATGTAGATGATTTTCATGGTTGGAATACCTATACAAGCAACGATGTATTTGAATTGGGAAAACATGGTACGCCGGTAATGGGGCTCATTGGTGGCAGGGGCAATAATCTAAAAGGAATCAGCGGCGTAAATTGGAATGTAAAAATAATGGTAGTTGCGGGGGGAGGGGATGAAGCCAATGCCCTTGAATCCTATGCCTACCCATTTTTATTTCGTCGTCAATACAATCAATCAAATGGCAAACAAGGCGCTTTTGTCGTAGCTACCAATTCATCCTGGGGTGCAGACAATGCCAGACCTGAAGATGCCCCTTTGTGGTGTGCTATTTATGACAGTTTGGGGAGTGTGGGTATTTTAAATGTTGCATCTACTACCAACCAAAATGTTGATGTGGACGTTGAAGGGGACTTACCTACAACTTGCGAAAGCGATTACCTGCTTGCGGTTACCAACATGGATGATCTCGATAAAAAAGATAATAATTCCGGATACGGAAAAAAATCAATTGACATTGGCGCTTACGGTGAATCGGTTTACACGACTTACATAAACAATACCTATAGAACCTTTAGTGGCACCAGTGCAGCCTGTCCTCAAGTAAGCGGTGCCGTTGGCTTGATTTATTCTCTTCCTTGTACCAATTTGGCTGCTTTGACAAAGTCAAATCCTGCTCAAGCAGCATTGGAGGTAAAGCAAATCCTTATCAACTCGGCTAAGCAGAATGATGATTTGACCAATATCACAGTCTCTGGGGGCGTGATGAATATTTTCCAAAGCCTTTTATACGCCAGTCCCTTGTACCTTGCCCAACAAGGCTTGAATTCATTGTTGTTAGCTTGGGAGTCAAACACAATCTATCCAATAAACGTTCGCTATCGTATTAAAGACAAAACCAGTTGGGTTGACACCCTTGTGTATGACGGAAATCAGCTACTATTGGATCATTTAGAGCCTTGTACAGAATATGAATTGCAAATAAAAAATGGATGCCAACGCTATGAATCCTTTTATTCACCCATTCGGATCTACAAAACAGCAGGTTGTTGTGAGTCTCCATTTGATTTCAGAATTGTCACAAAAACAGATCATGATGTCAGATTGAAATTTCGTGACCCAAGTGGTGCAGGTCAGATTACAGCATTACTCCGATTAAATGGTGTGCAAAAATGGGATACATTTATAGTCAAGCCAATCAATGATTTATTCTCATTGGAGAACCTTAAATCTTGCGCTCAATATGAATTGCGGTGTTATAGTTTTTGTAATAATCGTCCAAGTCCTTTAAGTAATGTGTTGCTTATCAATACAGACGGTTGTCAACAATGCAGTGATGTGGCTTA
Protein-coding sequences here:
- a CDS encoding vanadium-dependent haloperoxidase, which encodes MKIKQLLSLFLLSASLVLLYSSCSKDDDKKSDSENLVSDYNANATLEWNKIFLEIERYAAGYRPGPAPRSLGLMGLACYEALITGMPEYNSIASRYPGLNIPKAADGTKYHWPTVVHSIYTTMIPKFFPDIKPEVKIRVDGLISSQNAKFLAEAGQETYNTSKAFGNEVGLAVWNWSTTDFYGHDHYKDPFGTYDWATHYRGPGDWKPTVPGPTKPMGAIYGKARTFAITETEKICLPPSAYFMQYSENPNSEYYSQALQVYTKTASNYQTEWIGEFWSDDLLNLTFSPGPRWLAVANQIIQIEKSNLETATVAYVKCGMALSDAAVGAWNSKYIYNVERPATYILKVIDPNYKPNLNNPLTGDIGFTPPFPAYPSGHSTMGAAAAEALASVFGYAYSMTDRCHENRTEFEGKPRSFGSLYEMALENAWSRVLLGVHWRMDCDEGVNFGTKIGRAVNNLPWKKKE
- a CDS encoding DUF1003 domain-containing protein, which translates into the protein MQDSFKSDLTGKEYSIMERVPASTIRKSIFDLILKDQSDFNQNSCISISELNLYRQRFIANTLVQEVDDLADLRENVLHAIKDETSLTDQIEKEDIPQLSPGQRLADLVATFGGSWTFILTFLGFIAVWIVINIFWFRHQQFDPYPFILLNLILSCVASLQAPIIMMSQNRQEEKDRERSKKDYMINLKSELEIRMLHEKLDHLILHQQRELIEIQKLQIEMMNDIMKKIKS
- a CDS encoding SPOR domain-containing protein, which produces MKKIILISLGLIFVSPLSDLVSQNSDLKEPNQVLSVKKQEPVSKPVEAELKVPAVPAQLTPKAAKSNTTITESEARQTKQTSIIDEGSSGLNAMKELIGVSLMATDKILLFDDPAISGKADAQANKLYFVQITALSKFTDKMTDRFSKYAAYGDVYKVDADGATKIRIGSFQDVNEAIAVLNLLKKNGLKDAFIVADILDSGRATMLFKSTASAPKATPNTEAPNTKTSNFEDGKYKIRVSEYKAPDWFDVSKINDLGNIEHWTKGGWTIIVLGNYQTEQTAKEVMDKLKTRGFKEAYIVVEENGKLYRQ
- a CDS encoding S8 family peptidase, giving the protein MFQFYRIFLKLLVIAMFNFMAVQLDSQSLNYKQGELIVQLAPGLDFNSLKSQASFKRAESVLNLVEPLRKLGPVWNVWLLKFDYSRYNETSLINQLRQIPEILNAQRNHLIQERLIPNDPFFNRQWHHLNDGSNGRNPAADFDSEKAWDLTTGGYTENGDTIVICVIDDGVDWFHEDLFDNLWLNLKEINANGIDDDLNGYVDDFHGWNTYTSNDVFELGKHGTPVMGLIGGRGNNLKGISGVNWNVKIMVVAGGGDEANALESYAYPFLFRRQYNQSNGKQGAFVVATNSSWGADNARPEDAPLWCAIYDSLGSVGILNVASTTNQNVDVDVEGDLPTTCESDYLLAVTNMDDLDKKDNNSGYGKKSIDIGAYGESVYTTYINNTYRTFSGTSAACPQVSGAVGLIYSLPCTNLAALTKSNPAQAALEVKQILINSAKQNDDLTNITVSGGVMNIFQSLLYASPLYLAQQGLNSLLLAWESNTIYPINVRYRIKDKTSWVDTLVYDGNQLLLDHLEPCTEYELQIKNGCQRYESFYSPIRIYKTAGCCESPFDFRIVTKTDHDVRLKFRDPSGAGQITALLRLNGVQKWDTFIVKPINDLFSLENLKSCAQYELRCYSFCNNRPSPLSNVLLINTDGCQQCSDVAYCKRFRPSSSLEWLHSITIDNIPFVSGNNAGYGNFIGSNQSYVFEKGTNHSVDFKAGYLSDSSQVVVAAWIDFNQDGFFDSAENFADPTVKFIYSKSYNLTIPLNAKTGLTRMRICMKYAEVSDATPLSCFQSIEFGEYEDYCVWINEGPCEPIQAIVPNSISQNNATFTAVLTNARQVDYAYRKLYDIEWNFGNADSRDIQLKNLDSCTLYEIQIQTQCNEFITSPANLTFRTPGTGCIIKNKDLVNNTLKVFPNPFSNVLFLENPEHQYIAAIQYYRMDGTQVKYQSIQSNDGLIHLRTELHPGMYWLCVHLSDTNYRIIKVVHE